ACTGGATTCAAAATGGAAAAATGATTGCAACACAACTTAGTGAGTATAGAACCCAGGTCGAGCAATACAAAAACCAGCTCGATCAATATCAAAACATGCTCGAAAACACAAAATCACTGACCTCCTATGAATGGGACAATGCCAATTCAGTGATTAATAACCTGCTGGAATCAACCAACACCATTGATTATTACAAACAGGAGGCAGGCAGTCTTCAAGGTTATCTGGATCGATTTCAAAGTCAGGAATACTACCAAAACATCGCCTGTTTTAATGCACAAGGTGAATGCAGTCCAGAGGAAATCCGAAAAATCAAACAAAACCGACTCCGCGCATCAGTTGCCGAAAAACGTGCTAATGATGCCTTGATTAAAGGGATTGATAAACAGCAACACAGTCTAAAAGAGGATTCGGCCAAACTCCGCGTGTTGCAATCTCAGGCACAAAACGCCACAGGGCAAAAGCAGGCACTCCAGGCCGGCTCTCAATTGGCCAGTCAACAATCCCACCAATTGCTTCAAATCAGAGGTCTGCTCTTGGCTCAACAAAACGCGCAGGCAGTGAAGGATGCGGCAAATGCCAATAAAGAAGCCATACAAACAGCAGGTGATGAACATTTCAGATCGGGTGTGTATCACAAGAGTTCAGGAAAAAAATGGTAATTTTTAACAACAAGGAGAAAAAATGAAACATTTAACACTATGGACGATGGTATGTGTTGCGCTGCTCTCTGGATGCAATAACTCTGAAGCCAAAAAGGCTCAGCATCTTGCCTCATTAACCTGTGAAAGCTCCAGAGAACATCGCACCACAGAGGAGCTGCAAGCCATCGGGGATGCGTGTTTTCGGGGTGGCAGCTATACGAAAAGCTCAGGGAAAAAATGGTAATCCTATGAATAAACGAATAACTCCTTATTTGATTATCCTGTTCTGGCTTGGATTTTCTGCTTGCTGTCATGCCAAAGGGCATGGCATCGACAGTCGCGATTTATTGGATAACATTTTGTATCGCTTTTCCAGCACGTCTGCACTTTGGAGCCAAATCATGCTCGGCTACGCCCGATACCTCTTTTGGTCTTTGGCCTTGGTGAGCATGGTGTGGACGTATGGCTTAATGGCGTTGCGTAAAGCCGATTTGCAGGAGTTTCTAGCCGAAACGGTGCGGTTTTTTGTTGTGGTCGGTTTTTTCTATTGGCTCTTAGAGAATGGACCGGCCATTGCAAAATCCATCATTGATTCCATGCGGCAACTGGCGGCACGTGCCTCAGGCATTGATGAGCACGTATCGCCATCGGATATTGTTGATGTGGGATTTGATATTGTATCTCGCGCCATCGACAGCTCATCCATCTGGTCGCCTGCAGCAACCACCGTAGGATTAATCGTTGCAGGGGTTATTCTCATCGTGCTGGCTTTAGTCAGTATTAACATGCTCATTATCTTAATCACCGCATGGGTTTTAACCTATGGCGGCATCATTTTATTAGGTTTTGGTGGTGGACGCTGGACTCAGGATATTGCGATTAATTACTACAAAACAGTCTTGGGGATTGCACTGCAAGCGTTTGCCATGATTTTAATTATCGGCATCGGCAAGTCCTTTGTGGATCAATATTATGCGGCACTGTCTGAGAGCATGACGCTTAAAGAAATGTTTGTCATGTTGGTGGTTGCCGTCCTTTTGCTGGTTCTCATTAATAAAATCCCTCCCGTTCTCGCAGGCATCGTATCAGGCGGTGGTTCAGGTGGTGGTGGCGGTATTGGTCTTGGTGCTGCCATGGGAGCTGCAGGAATCGCCGGAGCTGCGATGGCAAGTGCGGCAGGTGCTGCAATGACTCAGGGAGCTGGAGGCTTATCGGCACTGAGCGCAGCCTTTAAGGCCGCCAGTCAAAGCGTTAATTCCGGCAGTACAGACTCCATGTCAGCTCAGGATAAAAGCTCCAAAACCGGTGGGTTAGCAGAAGCTATGGGAAGTGCTGCCAAATTTGCGGGTTCCTTTGGCTCCCATTTAGCCTCTGGCACGATGGATGTGGCTCGTGAAAAAGCAGCCACGATTAAAGAAGCCGTTGCGGAAAAAATTGCTGACACCACGGGTGGAAAAATTGCGGATGCCATCCAAAGCAGAATGGATGCCTCGGCGTCTAAATCTCAAGAGACTGACTCAGAGCAGATTGTTTCCATGGGTGCGCCAGAAGGCAGTTTTAGCGCAGGACATGAGGCCTCGGATGAAGTCAGCCAGTTTGTAAACCAGAAAACCGCTGGAGCGCATCAATGAGTCATAGCAAACCCAACAACGCTATAGGCCCTCAAGTCAGGCAAAAAAAATCGGGCAGGCTCAATACATCATTAGTCGCGCTGGTCATCGGGGCTTTTGTAATTAGCATGCAAATCGGCACCCAGTTTCTGGCTTACCAGTTTCATTATGCCGAGGGCTTAGGCAGCTCTCTTGCGCATGTTTATATGCCCTGGCAGATGTTCATTTGGGCGATGAAATACCAATCGTTTTACCCCGATACGTTTCATGCGGCCTTTGGTGCCATGGTCATGAGTGGCTCATTGCTTTTAATGATGATCGTATTGACTTCCAGATATTTTAAAACGAATGAAATCAGTGAATACCTGCATGGCTCTGCCCGTTGGGCGAATTGGGAGGATTTAAAGCAAGCAAGCCTCGTTGGCCATGATGAAGGCGTTTATGTTGGGGCATATGAAGATGACAAAGGAGAGATTCATTATTTGCGCCATAATGGACCGGAGCATGTTTTAACCTATGCCCCAACACGCTCAGGGAAAGGTGTTGGTCTTGTGATGCCGACACTTCTATCATGGAAACATTCCTGTGTGATTACCGATTTGAAAGGTGAGCTTTGGGCGATGACCGCTGGTTGGAGACAAAAACATGCGCATAACAAAGTCATTCGCTTTGAGCCTGCAACACTAAAAGGTTCAGCTCGCTGGAACCCTCTGGATGAAATCAGAGTGGGTACTGAATCTGAAGTGGGAGACGTACAAAACCTGGCAACCCTTGTGGTTGATCCCGATGGTAAAGGGCTGGATACCCATTGGCAAAAAACCTCACAAGCCCTATTGGTGGGCTTTATATTGCATGCGATTTACAAACTAAACCACCAGGGGGAACCTGCGACCTTTCCCAACATTGACCGCATGCTGGTTGATCCCAATATTAATATTGCCGATCTGCTGATTGAAATGACCCAATACCCACATGTTGATGGCAAAACCCACCCTGTCATTTCTGCCTCGGCTCGAGACATGATAGACCGACCCGAAGAAGAAGCAGGCTCCGTATTATCTACTTTAAAATCCTATTTGGCTTTGTATCGTGATCCAGTAGTCGCACATAACGTCTCAGCTTCTGATTTTTGCATTCGTGATTTAATGAACCATGAACATCCTGTGAGCCTTTACATCGTGACCCAACCAAATGATAAAGCAAGGCTTCAACCTCTGGTGCGCGTGATGATCAATATGATAGTGCGATTATTGGCTGACAAAATGGAATTTGAGCGGGTGTCTGATGATAAAGGTCAGTCCTATGTTCAAACGAAAAAAACCTATAAACATCGCCTGTTGTGCATGATTGATGAATTCCCAAGCCTTGGAAAACTCGACATTCTGCAGGAATCATTAGCCTTTGTTGCGGGATACGGCTTAAAGTTTTACTTAATTTGTCAGGACATCAATCAGCTAAAAAGTCGTGAACGTGGCTATGGTCCTGATGAAACCATCACCTCTAATTGCCATATCCAAAATGCCTATCCTCCAAACCGGGTTGAAACAGCTGAACATCTTTCCAAGCTGACAGGCCAAACGACCATTGTTAAAGAGCACATCACCACCAGTGGCAGACGCTTTTCAGCGTTTTTGAATCAAATATCAAGAACCATTCAGGAAATATCAAGACCCCTTCTGACGGTGGATGAATGCTTGCGTATGCCCGGTCCTAAAAAAGATGCCAATGGCTTGATTGTTGAGGCGGGTGATATGGTGATTTATGCCGCTGGCTTTCCTGCCATTTACGGCAAACAACCGCTTTACTTTAAAGACCCGGTTTTCATGGCAAGAGCTTCTGTTGAAGCCCCCTTACATTCCGATAGATTGCGCGCTCAATTGAGTGAGGAAGAGGTCATCAAGCTATGAGAAAAATAGCGATTATTTTCATGGCGTTGATTACTACAGGCATTCTTTTTCATGCATTGGGATTCAGAATAAACCTGACAGAATCCATTCCTGTGGGTTTATATCGTGTGACCCATACAGACACCCTCAAAAATGCTTACGTGATTTTTTGCCCTGATGACCGAGCCGCGTTCCGCTTAGCCAAAGATAGAGGCTATATTGACCACGGTCTGCCCTGTGGAGGCTATGGGTATTTAATGAAAAAAGTGGTCGCAGTTTCAGGGGATGTGATTTCTGTAACCCCCCAAGGAGTCTATGTAAATCAAGAACTGCTCCCTTACTCAAAACCAAAACTTAAAGACGGCATGAACCGCGCCTTGCCTCAATGGCGGGTAACGCACTACCCACTTCAAAATGATGAAGTAATGACAATGACCAGCCAAAGCGAATGGTCATTTGATGGTCGCTATTACGGCCTTGTTCACACAAGGCAAATCAAAGGAATGATCACACCCGTATGGGTATTTAACAAATAGGAGTACAGCATATGAACGATAACATTGATCTGATGGACATCATTGGAGACAAATTCGAGGATTTGGAAGTCCCGGGCTTTATTACCGAAGTCAGTCCAATAGAAGCCGATATGATGGGCGCATTTTTCGAAGATGCACTGAATGAAGCCGATGCGATGGAGGCGATGTATGACTAAATTGCCTTACCATCAAGTGGTTGCCAATCAACTCATTGAAAGTCTGAAAGCCGGAACCGCCCCGTGGTTAAAACCATGGGAGCCAGGCACAGGTGATGGCCAGATGCCTTATAATCCAGTGACTGGCAAACGCTATCGCGGCATTAATGCCTTGTATTTGATGCTTCATCCCAGCGATGACAACCGCTGGCTCACCTACAAGCAAGCTCAAAGCATTGATGCGCAAGTGCGTAAAGGGAAAAAAGGCACCAGTATTCAATATTGGAAATTTCAAGAAGAGCACATCAAAAAGGATGATAACGGTCATCCCGTGCTGGATGCACAAGGCAATCCGATAAAGGTGCTGGTCAATCTGGAACGCCCCAAAGTGTTTTACGCCACAGTCTTTCATGCCTCACAGATTGATAACATGCCAGAACTCGTCAGGAAGGAACTCGACTGGTCTCTGATTGACAGGGCTGAAACCTTGTTACATCAATCGGGTGCTACCATTATTGATTCCGAAGCCGACCGAGCCTTTTACCGATTATCGACCGACAGCATCCATCTGCCGCCAAAAGAGCAATTTAAATCCGCAGCACATTATTACGCCACCGCATTGCATGAGCTGGGGCATTGGAGTGGTCACCCATCACGACTTCAGCGCGATTTAGGTCATCCTTTTGGCTCAGATGCCTATGCACGTGAGGAACTCCGGGCAGAAATTGCCAGCATGATCTTAGGTGCAGAGCTAGGCATTGGCCACGATCCATCCCAACATACCGCTTATATCAAATCATGGATTCGGGTATTGGAAGATGATCCGCTTGAAATTTTCAGAGCCTGCGCGGATGCCGAAAAAATTGTGAGTCATCTGTGCGCGTTTGAACAAACGCAAGATCTGCAAAAAACAGCTTCTATTGACATCAGGGATGATCAACTCGAAGAGGAAATCCACATGAGCGCTGAACCAATCACCACGGAAAAACGATGGCTAAACATCCCCTACAAAGATAAGGAAACCGCCAAAGCCAGGATTGGTAAACTGCCCGATGGAACACCGGGAATTGCTTGGGATAAAATTCAAAAATGCTGGTATGCAAATCCGGGTGTTCCCATGGAAAAAATCAAACCCTGGCTTCCAGAACAACAAGAAGTTACTCAAGAAAAAGCACCTGCTCACATTGATGAATTTAAAGAAGCCTTGCTAAGCCTTGGTGCTATCATTTCAGGTGAGCATCCCATCATGGATGGTAATCCACATCGCATCGCCATGGATGGAGATAAACAAGGAGAAAAAGCAGGATTTTATGTGGCGCACTTAGATGGCATTCCAGCCGGGTACATTAAAAACAATCGGACTGGTGCCGAGCTTCACTGGAAAAGTAAAGGCTACATTCTAACTGCTGAGCAAAAATCAGCGCTTAAGGCACAAGCGCTTAAACATCAGCAAGCCCGTCAGCGTGAATTGGAAGCCAAACAACATCATACCGCGTTAAGACTCCAGCAAAAGCTATCCCAAATGAGTGAAGTGAGAGAACCCACGCCCTACCTGAACGCCAAAGGCATTCAGGTACACTCTGGTGCATACACCGATAATGAAAACAAACGCACCTGCATCCCCGCCATGGATGTTGACGGCACCATTTGGTCCATTCAATACATATCCGAGGATGGCACCAAACGCTTTGCAAAAGACTCTAAAAAAGAAGGCTGTTTTCATGTCTTGGGTGGACTGGAACAATTGTCCAAAGCATCTGTTATCATCATCGCTGAAGGCTACGCCACTGCAGCAACGATAAAAGAAGCCACAGAACTGCCAGCAGTGGTTTCAGCCTTTGATGCAGGAAACCTTAAAGCTGTCGCCAAGGCATTACATGAAAAATATCCCAAAAACCCCATCATCATCGCCGCAGACGATGACAAGCATCTTGAAATCACCCAAGGTGTCAATCCGGGCAAAGAAAAAGCTATGGAAGCAGCCAAGGCGGTTAACGGCATCATGATTCTGCCGACCTTTGCGCCCAATGAGCAGTCGGAACATCCTAAGAGATTTAGCGATTTTAATGATCTGGCCAATCAGAGTTGCTTGGGGATTGAGGGCGTGAGGCGTCAGCTGAAACCTCAGCTTAATGAACTGTCTAAAAAATACAAACGATTGCAGCAGCCTGTTAAAAGTAATGTAGTATCAATGTATTAAACTGAATTAGCTTGCGGCAATTAAATGAAATTATCTTTTAATTGCCGCTTAATGCAATAGTTAAAATTCAGCTTTGCGGTAAAAAAATTAACAGCCTCTATGATTCAACTCACCATTCGGCATGACCGTACATTTAATACTTTTAAACTGTGCGAGCTGCTCTTTTGTTAAGTTTGAACCGATTAAAATGGAGTTCTCCATAGTCACATTTGTCAAATTGGCATTTGTGAAATTAACTTCCGATAAATTAACCCCATCCAATTTGGAATTACTTAGGTTCACATCGCTAAAATTTGCTCTGCTGAGATCAACGCGATCAAATTTAGAGTGGCTCAGATTCACTTTATCAAAGTTCGATTCCTGAACCTTTAACGGTTGCGGAAATTTACGAAAAGTAGCATTATTCATAACGCTTCCTGAAAAATTCATTTTATAAAATGAACCTAAAAACTCAGTTTGTATCGCATAAGAATTAATCAAGAACCCATTATCATGATCCTCATAAATACTAACGCCACTCAACTCACAACCTTGACAGTAATTTGTATCATTAAATATTTTCAAATCTTCAGGATCAGCCAAACCTTTTGATTGAGTTGGCAAAGACAAACCCATGATAATAAACAATGTCACTAATTTATAATTTTTCATTATTCCCTCTAGAAAAAGCTTGCCGGATTAATTGCAAGTAAACTCACCATCATTGGTGTAGACTTCGCCATTCGAAAGCGTGGCGCACTTATATGTTTTTGTGTTAGAAAGATGCTCTTTTGTAATATTTGAACCTATCAGGATTGCATAACTTAGATCGGCATTATCAAAATTGACACGCTCAACATGGACTCTACTAAAATCAGCATGTTTTAGATTTGCGTTTGCAAAATTAACATCCACCAGATTTGCTCTTAAAAAGGAAACTCCTTCCAGACGCGCATAATTAAAATCAACTTGGTTGAAAGAGCAGGAAGACCAATGTCCGCTCATTGAAATATGAGAAAAATTAACGTTGTTAAACGTCGATTTGATGAAATTAACGGTACTTAAGTGAGAATATGACAGGTTAGAATTTCGAAATATTCCATTATCAAATTGATCATTGCTTAAATTTGACTGTACAAAATTTGTATCAACAAAACTAGAGTCGATCAATTTATAGCCGGACAAAGAAAAACGAGTAAACAACGTACCATCAAATTTCCCAGATTTTTCCTTCATTGACCAATTAGACGAAAAAGAGCTTTGTGTCAGGTTACATCGAATGCAATCCGTTTCATTTTCGAAGCTGCTAACATCACTAGGGACATATGCATAGGCGTGAAAGCTAGGGCAAATAATTCCAAATAAAGAGGCGGTTAGAACAATTTTTTTCATTATATTTCCTTTTATAATTAGGCTCGGAATTCTACATTTCAAAAAGAATGATCGCAATTAAGAATTTTTAGTGGCTGAATTAGATGATTCCTCGTGATATATACCATTAGCCTTAAGTAAGGCTAATGGTTATAGTATTTTGCTTAAGGAGATATCACTTGCTTTTGCCACTGGCCATTTTCTTGCAAATTGTATTGAGAAACATCAGAAAGTTCATCGGTACGATATTGGTAAAAGGTAAATTTGGTAGGAATGATACGATAACCACAATACAATGATGTATAGGGTAAGTCTTGATCTTTATAGTCCTGTTCAATCCTGTATTTTTTGTCTTCCAATATCTGTTTTGAGTCGATAGGTTGACTTGAGGTAGGAGCATAGGCAAGAAACCGTAGCTGAGCGATTCTTGGATAACTGGACCAATAGGCCTTATTTTCTTCCTCAGTAAGCGCTTCAATAAGGGCTTCTAATATCACTTCTCGTTGCATTAACTCAAACCAGAACAAAAGACTAACACGAGGATTTTCGGCAATTTCAGTTACTTTTCTTGTCCCCTTTTGCGTAAAAAATAAAATTCCTTGAGGTGTAATTTCTCTAATGGCAACCACTCGAGAATGAGGTATTCCTTCTGTTGTTGCAGTAGATAATATTGCCTGCTGTGGGTTAGGGGCACCCTTATCCTTTTCTTCTTTTATCCATTGTTCTAATCGTTTGATAGGCATTCATTTATCCAAAAGTTCATATGGTACGCATTATAATCAATAGACTATATTGTTCAAATAAAATTGGAATAACCAGGTCAACCGCGTCTGAATTTAATCCTCTTATAAGGGTCGGAGGTACATCATCACCGATGTATAAATGGTAAATCCTAGACCGTATAAAGATCAGCTGTCTGTTATTCTCTTGCAATTTATAAATTCCTTATTTACACTCCCATCAGGTTGTCGATATCCCCGGTTATGAGTGGCCGAAAAACGATTTTCATAAGCTTAGTCTGTTTTGTAGTTAGTCTTTATTAACTGCTGGCAGTTTTCTTTAAACACTCATGAAAACGAAATTAAGACCAGTATATTTAATAAGGAACTTACAAATGTCCATCGCAAAACTTTGCGCGGAACGTCTTCGCACCATTTCCAATCATCATGGTATTAAACTCAAATCAGGTCATGCTCATGAGCTTGTTGCTGCATTTTTTGGTTATAAATCAAAGGCAGCTTTATTGTCAGATACTCTCTCACCCATAGAAAATATTGGGCAGGCACAAATTTTTGTTCTGATTCCCTCAGCTTTTATAGACGAGCGTCGGAAATGTCTTGAGGACTTACCATCTGGTCTCCCAGATACCTATACCTTAGGTGAAGAAATGTTTACTTTCCTGGCAGCTCAAAAAATGTTAGTAGGCAGTGCATTCCCATCATGGGTACATCTTGCTGAAGCACTGACCAATGACCACCTACAAAAGAATGGGAACATAATTTTACCCCCCAATTTTGGTGCTTCTGAAAATGCTCGCAATATTTTTGATAAGCCAGTTTATGAATTTAACCCTAAGATTGAAACTATAGATAACGAAATAAAGCTCACCGTATCTAACAGATACTACGGTTCAAGCCATGTACATTTTCAACCAATCGATGTTGTCCTAACAATCAAGCTACAGCGTATTGCCGGCTATTTTGGCTATGCAAAGCCAGAAATCTCTTTAATTGATATTTCTAGTCAGCCAGTTCGTTAAGTTAGGAGACATCATGAAACCATTTAAAATAAAGCTTCCATTTGGATTAAATGAAAATAACATCATTGTTCACATTGACAATGTTGCGAGCGGTAGAAGTTGCAATTGTATTTGCCCATGTTGTCGCTCTCCACTGATTGCTGCCAAGGGTACTAAAAATCAGCATCACTTCAAGCACTCAACGACCATTGAATGTGCAGGAGGATTGGAAAGTGCCATCCATATGGCAGTTAAGCAGATCATATTAGAACGGCGGGAGATCAGACTCCCAGAATATACCATCACGACTTCACTAATCGACTCTCAAGGAAAAAAACATCATGAGTCCAAAACGATTGTCCAAAAAGGAAGGCTGATTTCCTTTGACTCGGTTCATGAAGAGAAAACCCTCAGCGATATCAAAGCCGATATACTCGCTATAAAATCCAACGAGCAACTCATCATAGAAATTTTTTATCGACATAAAGTTGATGATCAAAAGATTGAAAAAATTAAAATAACCAATACTTCTGCTATAGAAATCGATCTGTCTGATCTTACCCCTGAGGATGTGCAAAACTGGGAATCTTTTTGGTCGCGCATCAATGATCCAAATCGTATCCAATGGCTGTATAACGCAAAAGCGCAAATCCACCTTTTGCAACTTGAAAATCAATTAAAGGAAAAAGTCGATAAACTAGAAAGAGGGTATGAACAGGAAAAAATCAAAAGGCAACAGCGTGAGCCTATAGAAAAACAACATCTTATTGAGGCTCTTGAGGAATTAAAACATGTCACCAATAAAGAGTACATAGCTCAACTTACTAAAGAAGCAGAGAATAATCCTGTCTGCCAAATTCACAGTAACGAACTCCAGTTAATACTAAATGAATTGCCCGATTTTCTAAATCTTGATGTACCAAACAGCGATTGGATATATGGCTGCGATAGGCGTGTATGGCAAATAGCCGTATATAACAAATTCATTTGCAAAAATAATAAACTCTACTTCTCAGTTAAGCAGGTTGATGACTGGCTTCAAATTGCCTGTGGTTTTAAAGTACCCAGCTGCGCTAAAACCGTAGGCAAATTAGGCAGGCGTTATCCTGAACTTGTTCCTCAGGAGATTTTGGACAATATGCCCTCATCATGGATTACACTCCGATCCTATTTTTATCATCTTGATCGATCAGGAGTACTTATATACTCCGGGAATGATCGTCGTCACAAGGGAAGCTGCTGGTTTCAAATTTTCAGTAGGGATTTAAATTCTTACCCTTACCAGTCTTCCTCAATCGAGAAGGTTTCCATCGCACATGGTTATCAAGTTTGAGTCCTTGCCGCTCCAGCTGATCATGTGCATGATCCGACAATAGCACTTCACTTCCTCTGGTGAACTGAACCACATCGAGTTGGGACACGTCTCGCAGGCTGTTTTGATTTTCGGCCGGCGAGCCCTGTCTAAAGCTGCTAGGGTTGGGCTTTGTTGCTGATGGGGTTCGGCTTCTTCTGCCTGCTGCTCTAACAGCTTCATTGCGTCCAGAAGCTCTTGTTCCATTACCATATCGCTGTCGTCTTGAAGGTTCATCATTATTCTCCTGTTTTAGTTTTATGCGCTGGCCTTCCATATCCGGATCAGCAAATGTGATTGGGATGTCATTTTTAATCACAAGCTGAAGGATTATTTTTTTAAATAGTGCTGTACCATGGATGCGAATACAGTCGCCATACTGTTGTCGCGCCATCTCCAGTGCTTTTTTTAGAGCGTCTATCGATCCCCCTTTTGAGATCGTGATCTCATGGCCATTATTTCGAATGATTGCCCTGTTGATTTTGAAAATTGCCGTACCTTCTTTGGTGATAGAGTCGATATCTTTCATCTGCCCATGAAAAGCATCCACCATGTCGCCAGAAAACGTATACTTAGCCTGATTTTTGCGATTTCGAAAACGGAGTGCTGTTAACGCCTCCTTATTGCCAGCCTCAGCTTTATACCTGAGCCAATCTGCCCAGGTTCGATTCTGATGATCATTCATTTGCTGTTGCCGTTGTTTGGAAAAGTTATTCCGAATCTGCTCTATCTCATTCAGAAGCGTTTGACTAATTTTGGAGTAAAGGTATTTTTTCTGAATGCGGGGCATTTTCATGAGTTTCAATGCTGAGCGCTTAAGTCTGGCACGTTTTTTTGCCGCCTCAATCGCTCTGGCCTTGGCTGAACGCAGCGTTTTGAGCTTACCTGAAAGGATGGTTTTATTATTCAGCCGTTCCTCACGATACCAGGCATAAAGTTCCATGCTCGACTTTGTTTTATGAAGTGGTTCATAACGGTAGGTGTTTTGTGACATGGTATCGTCCTGCAACGGTGCTACCACAAACGCTCCTAGCCTGGATATAAGAAGTTGTTTTGAAAAATTCCGAGAAATAGAGCTGGCTTTGACCATTAGCCCCTTCTTATCACAAAAAACAAAGCCATTCCCTCTTTGTTTTATGCTCAATCCATGCGCCGCCAATATTTGGTGCAGTTCCGCCCAGCTTTTCGCAGCTTCAATCGGCTCCTTGCAATGACGTTTCATCCAATTGATGAGGCTTTCAATGCCGGAATGCTGCTCCATATCATCTGCGAGATTCTCGGAGTGTCCTTTTCGCGACTGATGATTGGTCACTTTCAATCCAAACTCAACCTCCAGCTGGGAGGCCACTTCGGCAAAGGTTTTATATGCCCGGTATGGCTCAATCATGTTTAGGGTTTCAGGGTGGATTTTATTGATGGCAACATGGATGTGAAGATTGTCCGTATCATGATGAACAGTACTGATTCTTTGATGCTCCTTAAACCCAATGGCTGAGATGATCCGATCTTCTATCAGGTTCAAAACATTATCTGAGACGACTTCCCCCGGAGCAAAAGAGATTAAGACGTGATAGGTTTTATCGGCTTTGGCGCGTTGATTTTGAGCTTGAGTAGCCAATACCTCCTGAACCGCCCAGGCAGGCTCATGGCTATTGCAATTCGATATACGAATCTTCCCAACTCGCTCCTGTTTATCCTGCGGATCGGTTATGTATCGAACAAGCCCGGAGAGGCTGCTAAGACGGGCTTTTTTCATTGGAATATGGCGAATGATCATAGCTTTTTCACCACTTGATACATGGAATCTTGCAAGCCCCTGATGTTACGCAACAGGGTCATTATCGTGGCATGGTCAAAATGCGCAACCCGTTTATCCTGCGTCAACCAAAGTTTTAGCAAACCACCCAGTCGACCTAGATCTGCATTGATTTTAGCAAGCTGGATGACGTGTTCTTTGTCTATCACACTTTGCAACGGATACCCAAGACTGATGCGCCTTAAATACTCAGCAACAGACAAGCCCGCCTGAACCGCATTGGCTTTAATTTGAGTTTCTTCATTGGGTAGCACAGGCACACGAAGGTGACGCCCATTTTTTCTGGTAATGGCTTTTGGTGTTTCGTCCATAAGGATGCTGACCTCTTAATTTAAGTGGTTGCAATCCTTTGGGTATCTGATGATGAGCTTAAATCTCTGGGTTTCCGTTGAGCACCGTAGGTGCGAATAAGGCTCGTGAAATTGGATAGCCAGCTTGCTGGTTAGCTAACTTCACCTATCTTGCCCTACTTTTCTAGATCACTTTTAAGAATCATAGCAAGAATTTTTTGGGGCTTGC
Above is a genomic segment from Legionella pneumophila subsp. pascullei containing:
- the trbL gene encoding P-type conjugative transfer protein TrbL — its product is MNKRITPYLIILFWLGFSACCHAKGHGIDSRDLLDNILYRFSSTSALWSQIMLGYARYLFWSLALVSMVWTYGLMALRKADLQEFLAETVRFFVVVGFFYWLLENGPAIAKSIIDSMRQLAARASGIDEHVSPSDIVDVGFDIVSRAIDSSSIWSPAATTVGLIVAGVILIVLALVSINMLIILITAWVLTYGGIILLGFGGGRWTQDIAINYYKTVLGIALQAFAMILIIGIGKSFVDQYYAALSESMTLKEMFVMLVVAVLLLVLINKIPPVLAGIVSGGGSGGGGGIGLGAAMGAAGIAGAAMASAAGAAMTQGAGGLSALSAAFKAASQSVNSGSTDSMSAQDKSSKTGGLAEAMGSAAKFAGSFGSHLASGTMDVAREKAATIKEAVAEKIADTTGGKIADAIQSRMDASASKSQETDSEQIVSMGAPEGSFSAGHEASDEVSQFVNQKTAGAHQ
- the trbJ gene encoding P-type conjugative transfer protein TrbJ, giving the protein MKLKALLIYCCTLPVLANGAPVFDVANWIQNGKMIATQLSEYRTQVEQYKNQLDQYQNMLENTKSLTSYEWDNANSVINNLLESTNTIDYYKQEAGSLQGYLDRFQSQEYYQNIACFNAQGECSPEEIRKIKQNRLRASVAEKRANDALIKGIDKQQHSLKEDSAKLRVLQSQAQNATGQKQALQAGSQLASQQSHQLLQIRGLLLAQQNAQAVKDAANANKEAIQTAGDEHFRSGVYHKSSGKKW
- a CDS encoding type IV secretory system conjugative DNA transfer family protein, translating into MSHSKPNNAIGPQVRQKKSGRLNTSLVALVIGAFVISMQIGTQFLAYQFHYAEGLGSSLAHVYMPWQMFIWAMKYQSFYPDTFHAAFGAMVMSGSLLLMMIVLTSRYFKTNEISEYLHGSARWANWEDLKQASLVGHDEGVYVGAYEDDKGEIHYLRHNGPEHVLTYAPTRSGKGVGLVMPTLLSWKHSCVITDLKGELWAMTAGWRQKHAHNKVIRFEPATLKGSARWNPLDEIRVGTESEVGDVQNLATLVVDPDGKGLDTHWQKTSQALLVGFILHAIYKLNHQGEPATFPNIDRMLVDPNINIADLLIEMTQYPHVDGKTHPVISASARDMIDRPEEEAGSVLSTLKSYLALYRDPVVAHNVSASDFCIRDLMNHEHPVSLYIVTQPNDKARLQPLVRVMINMIVRLLADKMEFERVSDDKGQSYVQTKKTYKHRLLCMIDEFPSLGKLDILQESLAFVAGYGLKFYLICQDINQLKSRERGYGPDETITSNCHIQNAYPPNRVETAEHLSKLTGQTTIVKEHITTSGRRFSAFLNQISRTIQEISRPLLTVDECLRMPGPKKDANGLIVEAGDMVIYAAGFPAIYGKQPLYFKDPVFMARASVEAPLHSDRLRAQLSEEEVIKL
- the traF gene encoding conjugative transfer signal peptidase TraF, with the protein product MRKIAIIFMALITTGILFHALGFRINLTESIPVGLYRVTHTDTLKNAYVIFCPDDRAAFRLAKDRGYIDHGLPCGGYGYLMKKVVAVSGDVISVTPQGVYVNQELLPYSKPKLKDGMNRALPQWRVTHYPLQNDEVMTMTSQSEWSFDGRYYGLVHTRQIKGMITPVWVFNK